A window from Pseudooceanicola algae encodes these proteins:
- a CDS encoding alpha-D-glucose phosphate-specific phosphoglucomutase, with amino-acid sequence MDVKIKPVTPFDGQKPGTSGLRKKTRVFMEPGYLEAFVQSIFNAIGGCEGKTLIVGGDGRFFNAEAIQTILRMAAANGAARCIVGQGGLLSTPAASNLIRQRGTDGGLILSASHNPGGIDEDFGLKYNISNGGPAPESVTAAIFDQTKTLSDYKTLEAPDLDLTALGEGKLGGMVVEIVDPVTDYAALMETLFDFDAIRALLTSGFTMKFDAMHAVTGPYAKTILEGTLGAPAGTVLNGEPSVDFGKGHPDPNPIWAKPLVDMVMAADGPDFAAASDGDGDRNMILGKGVYVTPSDSLAVLAANAHLAPGYARGLAGVARSMPTSRAADRVAEKLGIDAYETPTGWKFFGNLLDAGKATLCGEESAGTGSDHVREKDGLWAVLLWLNVLAVRKMSVAEILMDHWKTYGRDYYSRHDYEAVDAGVANAIMDDLKAIETLPEGIEKIDSFSYTDPVDGSVSENQGMRVYFDGGARAVMRLSGTGTEGATIRLYLEQYTPADGDLGIETQEALTPLVRAIDALTGLKTRSGRDGPDVMT; translated from the coding sequence ATGGACGTTAAAATCAAGCCGGTAACCCCTTTCGACGGCCAGAAGCCCGGCACCTCGGGCCTGCGCAAGAAGACCCGCGTCTTCATGGAACCCGGTTATCTGGAGGCCTTCGTCCAGTCCATCTTCAACGCCATCGGCGGTTGCGAGGGCAAGACACTGATCGTCGGCGGTGACGGGCGGTTCTTCAACGCCGAGGCGATTCAGACGATCCTGCGCATGGCCGCCGCCAATGGTGCGGCGCGCTGCATCGTCGGCCAGGGCGGGTTGCTCTCCACCCCCGCGGCCTCGAACCTGATCCGCCAGCGTGGCACCGACGGCGGGCTGATCCTTTCGGCCAGCCACAACCCCGGCGGAATCGACGAGGACTTCGGGCTGAAATACAACATCTCGAACGGCGGGCCGGCGCCCGAAAGCGTGACCGCCGCGATCTTCGATCAGACGAAAACCCTTTCCGACTACAAGACGCTGGAAGCGCCGGACCTGGACCTGACGGCCCTGGGCGAGGGCAAACTGGGCGGCATGGTGGTCGAAATCGTCGATCCGGTGACGGATTACGCCGCCCTGATGGAGACGCTGTTCGACTTCGACGCGATCCGCGCCCTGCTGACCAGCGGATTCACCATGAAGTTCGACGCCATGCACGCCGTCACCGGCCCCTACGCCAAGACAATCCTGGAAGGCACCCTTGGCGCGCCGGCGGGCACCGTGCTGAACGGCGAACCATCGGTCGATTTCGGCAAGGGCCACCCGGATCCCAACCCGATCTGGGCCAAGCCCCTTGTCGACATGGTCATGGCCGCGGACGGCCCCGATTTCGCCGCGGCCTCGGATGGGGATGGCGACCGGAACATGATCCTGGGCAAGGGTGTCTACGTGACGCCGTCCGACAGCCTGGCAGTGCTGGCCGCCAACGCACACCTTGCCCCCGGCTATGCCCGCGGCCTTGCCGGTGTGGCCCGCTCCATGCCGACCTCGCGCGCCGCCGACCGCGTGGCCGAAAAGCTGGGCATCGACGCCTATGAAACGCCCACCGGCTGGAAGTTCTTCGGCAACCTGCTGGATGCGGGCAAGGCTACGCTTTGCGGCGAGGAAAGCGCCGGCACAGGCTCCGACCACGTGCGCGAGAAGGACGGTCTCTGGGCCGTGCTGCTTTGGCTCAACGTGCTGGCGGTGCGCAAGATGTCCGTCGCCGAGATCCTGATGGACCACTGGAAGACCTACGGTCGCGATTACTATTCCCGCCACGATTACGAAGCCGTGGATGCCGGCGTCGCCAATGCCATCATGGACGACCTGAAGGCGATCGAGACCCTGCCCGAGGGGATCGAGAAGATCGACAGCTTTTCCTACACGGATCCGGTGGATGGCTCCGTTTCAGAGAACCAGGGGATGCGCGTCTACTTCGATGGCGGCGCCCGCGCGGTGATGCGCCTTTCGGGGACCGGTACCGAGGGCGCAACGATCCGGCTTTACCTTGAGCAATATACCCCCGCCGACGGCGACCTTGGCATTGAAACCCAGGAAGCCCTGACGCCGCTGGTCAGGGCCATCGACGCGCTGACCGGGCTCAAGACCCGCTCCGGCCGCGACGGGCCTGACGTGATGACCTGA